One segment of Macaca fascicularis isolate 582-1 chromosome 4, T2T-MFA8v1.1 DNA contains the following:
- the LOC102138485 gene encoding ras-like GTP-binding protein O-RHO, with product MAPIQKKLVIVGDGVCGKTCLLIVFSKEQFPEGYAPSGFQDYVSRIEVDGKRKTSQRNGHQKSSISVPMCPSSWWGPRTILGMMCTQDRS from the exons ATGGCTCCCATCCAGAAGAAGCTGGTAATTGTCGGTGACGGAGTCTGTGGCAAGACGTGCTTGCTCATTGTCTTCAGCAAGGAGCAGTTCCCAGAGGGGTACGCACCCTCAGGGTTTCAGGACTATGTGTCCCGTATCGAGGTGGATGGGAAACGG AAAACATCCCAGagaaatggacaccaaaagtcaAGCATTTCTGTCCCAATGTGCCCATCATCCTGGTGGGGACCAAGAACCATCTTAGGAATGATGTGCACACAAGATAGGAGCTAG